A genome region from Eschrichtius robustus isolate mEscRob2 chromosome 4, mEscRob2.pri, whole genome shotgun sequence includes the following:
- the CXCL13 gene encoding C-X-C motif chemokine 13, whose amino-acid sequence MRFTQGSLLLVLLACSLSPVHGVLETYNTNLKCKCIRETFNFVSILLIGKLQILPPGNGCPNTEIIAWMKNKSVICLNPGAKWTQKLMRVSRKSAFSTSPAPVFKKMIA is encoded by the exons ATGAGGTTCACCCAGGGATCTCTGCTTCTTGTGCTGCTGGCCTGCAGCCTCTCTCCAGTCCATG GTGTCCTGGAGACCTATAACACAAACTTAAAGTGTAAATGCATCCGAGAGACCTTCAACTTTGTCTCCATTTTGCTCATTGGAAAGCTTCAAATCTTGCCCCCTGGGAATGGATGTCCAAACACAGAAATCAT AGCCTGGATGAAGAATAAGTCAGTTATCTGCTTGAACCCTGGAGCCAAATGGACACAAAAACTAATGAGAGTGTCAAG AAAAAGTGCTTTTTCAACTTCACCAGCTCCAGTGTTTAAGAAAATGATTGCCTGA